A genomic region of Vitis riparia cultivar Riparia Gloire de Montpellier isolate 1030 unplaced genomic scaffold, EGFV_Vit.rip_1.0 scaffold650_pilon_pilon, whole genome shotgun sequence contains the following coding sequences:
- the LOC117910215 gene encoding probable disease resistance protein At4g27220: MADILISVAAKVAEYLVVPIVRQLSYLFNYRSNLDKLEEQVTRLDDARARLQHDVDKAKRQGDDIEQDVQNWLTRADEMIQRARELIDDENAENTSRLCFNLKLRYQRSRQAKKQSGDIFGKIQESKFDRVSYRPPPRGIWSAQLRDCKALESRASILNEIMEALRNDDIRMIGVWGMGGVGKTTLAYQVAEKAEKDKLFEMVVMALKVSQFPNVTKIQEQIASVLRLEFKEEGEPGRAARLSKSLQNNKTVLVILDDIWEELSLANIGIPYGDAHRGCKVLLTSRNEGVLSRKMGTQKNFHVQHLCEEEAWSLFKKTAGDSVEELKSIAIEVVRECAGLPVAIVTVAKALKGQSEPMWNNALQELKRSAPTNIEGVSKNVYSCLELSYNHLEGDEVKRLFLLCGMLGYGDISMDQLLKSGMGLDLFEHVSSLEQIRNKLVTLVKILKDSSLLLDAEDRYRSGVGPGVFFGNNDENKFVRMHDVVGDVARAIAAKDPHRFVVIKEALELEEWQGKEEFRNCSRISLQCRDLRELPERLVCSKLELFLLNGNDPSLRIPNTFFQVTELLKVLDLSAMHLAPLPSSLGFLSNLRTLRVYRCKLQDIALIGELKKLQVLSFASCEIQRLPKEFMQLTDLRALDLWECFHLIVIPRNVISSLSRLEHLCLGESFTKWGAEGFGSGESNNACLSELNNLSHLKTLCIEIIDLNLLSTDLVFEKLTRYVISVSSMREYVNYNRSARTLKLCRVNKPCLVDCFSKLFKTVEDLDLSHLEDTKHVLYELHTDDFLQLKRLDIRYCPGIQYIVDSTKGVPSHSAFPILEKLFLSGLQNMDAVCYGPIPEGSFGKLRSLRVDGCERLKSFISLPMEQGRDGSVLPEMGSLDSTRDFKTVEDLELRRFGDTKHVLFELGTVDFLQLKGLVIGYCPGIQYIVNSMKGVPSRSAFPILEELELYRLENMDAVCYGPIPEGSFGKLRSLTVYDCKRLKSFNSLPMEQGRDGSVLPEMGSLDSTRDFSTGASATQELSRSDVPTPFFNEQVTLPSLEDLTMENLDNVIAIWHSQLPLESWCKLKSLGLSCCSKLLNVFPSNILKGFQSLEDVSIYGCDSIEEIFDLGGVNSKEIHDIATIPLRILDLDRLNSLKSIWNKDPQGLVSFQNLQSLKVVGCPCLKYIFPIMVAKGLVQLKFLGIKYCGVEEIVANENGDEVMSSLFPELTFLTLEGLDKLRGFYRGTHIARGPHLKKLIMLKWDQVGTLFQEIDSEGYIDSPIQQSIFLLEKDAFLNLELLILKGSKMKIWQGQFSGESFCKLRVLKIKMCHNILVVIPCSRLPKLHNLKELYVSKCNSVKEVFQMKELVNQEYQVETLPRLTKMFLEDLPLLTYLSGLVQIFENLHSLTVSGCGNLIYLVTSSIAKTLVQLKELIIEQCRSVKEIVGHEGGEEPYDIVFSKLQRLKLVNLQSLKWFCSTRCIFKFPSLEQFEVIKCPQMEFFCERVSSTPRVKEVQIDDHVEEHLGCDFNTIICNITFEKFLYVKVMFEKDPEALEATIQLHWEDYEKWDFGDSDDDYEYEVNDDDDDDEVNDDDDDEVNDDDDEVKEETEEDVMRKMRMRHREMERVIKGKEREM, encoded by the exons ATGGCAGATATTCTTATTTCCGTTGCAGCAAAAGTTGCAGAGTACCTGGTTGTTCCAATTGTACGTCAACTGAGTTACCTGTTTAACTACCGTAGCAACCTTGATAAGCTTGAGGAACAAGTTACGAGGCTGGATGATGCAAGGGCGAGGCTGCAGCACGATGTGGATAAGGCTAAAAGGCAAGGGGATGATATCGAACAAGATGTCCAGAATTGGCTGACACGTGCAGATGAGATGATCCAAAGGGCAAGGGAATTGATTGACGATGAAAACGCTGAAAACACGAGCCGTTTGTGTTTCAATTTAAAGTTGCGGTACCAGCGAAGCAGGCAAGCGAAGAAGCAGTCTGGGGATATTTTTGGTAAAATCCAAGAAAGTAAATTTGACAGGGTATCATATCGCCCTCCTCCACGAGGGATATGGTCTGCACAACTCAGAGATTGTAAAGCTTTGGAATCAAGAGCATCTATTTTAAACGAAATTATGGAGGCCTTGAGAAATGATGATATCAGGATGATTGGTGTGTGGGGGATGGGCGGTGTGGGCAAAACCACTCTTGCCTATCAAGTAGCGGAAAAGGCCGAGAAAGATAAGTTATTTGAAATGGTGGTTATGGCATTAAAGGTATCCCAATTTCCGAACGTGACAAAAATTCAAGAACAAATTGCAAGCGTGTTACGTTTGGAATTTAAGGAGGAAGGGGAACCGGGAAGAGCAGCCCGCTTAAGCAAAAGTTTACAAAACAATAAGACGGTCCTGGTgattttggatgatatttgggAAGAACTTAGTCTGGCAAACATCGGAATTCCTTATGGAGATGCTCATAGGGGGTGTAAAGTGCTGCTGACTTCCAGAAATGAGGGTGTGTTATCTAGAAAGATGGGTACTCAGAAAAACTTCCATGTTCAACATTTATGTGAAGAGGAAGCCTGGAGTTTATTTAAGAAGACAGCAGGTGATTCAGTGGAGGAGCTTAAATCCATAGCAATTGAAGTAGTTAGAGAATGTGCTGGTCTACCAGTTGCCATTGTAACAGTTGCAAAGGCATTAAAAGGCCAGAGTGAGCCTATGTGGAACAATGCTTTGCAAGAACTGAAGAGGTCTGCACCAACAAACATCGAGGGAGTGAGTAAAAACGTATACTCATGTCTGGAGTTGAGCTACAACCACTTGGAAGGTGACGAAGTGAAGCGTTTGTTCTTACTTTGTGGTATGCTGGGCTATGGTGATATTTCAATGGATCAATTGTTAAAATCTGGCATGGGTTTGGATTTGTTTGAACACGTGAGTTCATTGGAgcaaataagaaataaactAGTGACATTGGTCAAAATCCTCAAAGACTCGAGCTTGCTGCTTGATGCTGAAGATCGTTATCGGTCAGGTGTGGGGCCAGGTGTGTTTTTCGGaaataatgatgaaaacaaGTTTGTCAGAATGCATGATGTTGTTGGTGATGTTGCCAGAGCAATTGCAGCAAAAGATCCTCATCGATTTGTTGTGATCAAAGAAGCTCTTGAATTAGAAGAATGGCAAGGGAAGGAGGAGTTCAGAAATTGCAGTCGTATATCTTTGCAATGCAGAGATCTCCGTGAGCTTCCGGAAAGATTGGTATGTTccaaacttgaattatttttattgaatggTAATGATCCTTCTTTGAGAATTCCAAACACCTTTTTTCAAGTGACGGAACTACTAAAAGTTTTGGACTTGTCTGCAATGCATCTTGCACCACTGCCTTCATCACTTGGTTTTCTTTCCAATCTTCGAACATTGCGTGTATACCGATGCAAACTCCAAGACATAGCATTAATCGGAGAGCTAAAGAAACTACAAGTTCTTAGTTTTGCAAGTTGCGAAATTCAACGGTTGCCGAAAGAATTCATGCAATTGACTGATCTAAGGGCGCTGGACTTGTGGGAGTGCTTTCATCTCATAGTAATTCCACGGAATGTCATATCAAGTTTATCTCGATTGGAGCATTTATGTTTAGGAGAAAGTTTTACCAAATGGGGGGCTGAAGGATTTGGTAGTGGAGAAAGCAATAATGCTTGCCTTTCTGAGCTGAACAACTTGTCCCATTTGAAGACTTTATGTATAGAAATAATAGATCTCAATTTGCTATCAACAGATCTGGTCTTTGAGAAGCTTACCAGATATGTGATATCAGTGTCTTCCATGAGAGAATATGTTAATTATAATAGATCCGCAAGAACGTTGAAGCTCTGCAGGGTTAACAAACCTTGTTTGGTGGACTGCTTTTCCAAGCTGTTCAAGACAGTTGAAGATTTAGACTTGAGTCACTTGGAGGACACTAAACATGTTCTTTACGAGTTGCATACAGATGATTTTCTTCAACTCAAGCGTCTTGATATCAGATATTGTCCTGGGATTCAATACATTGTTGACTCGACCAAAGGGGTCCCATCACACAGTGCCTTTCCTATCTTGGAGAAGTTGTTTCTTTCTGGACTCCAGAACATGGATGCAGTATGCTATGGTCCAATTCCAGAGGGATCTTTTGGGAAGTTACGTTCTCTAAGAGTGGATGGTTGTGAGAGGTTGAAATCTTTCATATCCCTTCCCATGGAGCAAGGAAGGGATGGATCGGTGTTACCTGAAATGGGATCCTTGGATTCGACACGGGACTTCAAGACAGTTGAAGATTTAGAATTGCGTAGATTTGGCGACACTAAACATGTTCTTTTCGAGTTGGGTACAGTTGATTTTCTTCAACTCAAGGGTCTTGTTATCGGATATTGTCCTGGGATTCAATACATTGTTAACTCAATGAAAGGGGTCCCATCACGCAGTGCCTTTCCTATCTTGGAGGAGTTGGAACTTTATAGACTCGAGAACATGGATGCAGTATGCTATGGCCCAATTCCAGAGGGATCTTTTGGGAAGTTACGTTCTCTAACAGTGTATGATTGTAAGAGGTTGAAATCTTTCAATTCCCTTCCCATGGAGCAAGGAAGGGATGGATCGGTGTTACCCGAAATGGGATCCTTGGATTCGACACGGGACTTCTCCACAGGAGCCAGTGCTACCCAGGAGTTATCTAGGAGTGATGTTCCCACACCATTCTTCAATGAACAG GTTACACTCCCTAGCTTGGAGGACTTGACAATGGAAAATTTGGATAATGTGATAGCAATATGGCACAGCCAACTTCCTCTAGAGTCCTGGTGCAAATTGAAAAGTTTGGGATTAAGTTGCTGCAGCAAATTGCTGAATGTTTTTCCATCCAATATCCTAAAAGGGTTTCAAAGTCTAGAAGATGTGAGCATATATGGTTGTGATTCCATAGAAGAGATTTTTGATCTAGGGGGAGTAAATAGCAAGGAAATTCATGATATTGCAACCATTCCATTGAGAATATTGGATTTAGATCGGCTAAATAGTTTGAAGAGTATATGGAATAAGGATCCTCAAGGACTTGTCTCCTTTCAAAACTTACAGTCATTAAAAGTCGTTGGGTGTCcttgtttaaaatatatttttccaatTATGGTAGCAAAAGGCCTTGTGCAACTTAAATTCCTAGGGATAAAATATTGTGGAGTGGAGGAAATTGTTGCAAATGAAAATGGAGATGAAGTAATGTCTTCATTATTCCCTGAACTAACCTTTCTCACACTCGAAGGATTAGACAAACTCAGAGGTTTCTACCGAGGAACACATATTGCAAGAGGGCCACATTTGAAAAAGCTAATTATGTTGAAATGGGATCAAGTGGGGACACTTTTTCAAGAAATAGATTCAGAAGGTTATATTGATAGTCCAATTCAACAATCTATCTTCTTGTTGGAAAAG GATGCATTCCTTAATTTGGAGCTATTGATCTTAAAGGGCTCCAAGATGAAAATATGGCAAGGCCAATTTTCGGGGGAGTCATTTTGCAAGCTGAGAGTTTTGAAGATAAAAATGTGTCACAACATTTTGGTTGTGATCCCTTGTAGTAGGCTTCCAAAGTTGCATAATCTAAAGGAACTCTATGTGAGCAAGTGTAATTCAGTGAAAGAGGTATTCCAAATGAAGGAACTTGTGAATCAGGAATACCAAGTTGAGACACTCCCACGATTAACTAAAATGTTCCTAGAAGATCTACCACTGTTGACATATCTATCTGGATTGGTTCAAATTTTTGAGAATCTTCATTCTCTAACAGTAAGTGGTTGtggaaatttaatatatttggtGACATCCTCAATAGCTAAAACATTGGTGCAACTCAAAGAGCTTATTATAGAACAATGCAGATCGGTGAAAGAAATAGTCGGACATGAGGGAGGTGAAGAACCATATGATATTGTTTTCTCCAAATTACAAAGGTTGAAACTTGTTAACTTACAAAGTCTAAAATGGTTCTGCTCAACTAGATGCATCTTCAAATTCCCATCCTTGGAACAATTTGAGGTGATAAAATGCCCTCAGATGGAATTTTTTTGTGAGAGAGTCTCAAGTACACCAAGGGTAAAGGAAGTACAAATTGACGATCATGTGGAAGAGCATTTGGGGTGTGACTTCAATACCATCATCTGTAATATAACTTTTGAGAAG tttttatatGTCAAGGTGATGTTTGAGAAGGATCCTGAGGCTCTTGAGGCAACCATTCAATTACATTGGGAG GATtatgaaaaatgggattttggAGATAGTGACGATGATTATGAGTATGAGGTCaatgacgatgatgatgatgatgaggtcaacgacgatgatgatgatgaggtcAACGACGATGATGATGAGGTCAAAGAAGAGACAGAGGAGGATGTGATGAGGAAGATGAGGATGAGACATAGGGAGATGGAGAGAGTGATAAAAGGGAAGGAGAGGGAGATGTAA